A genome region from Manihot esculenta cultivar AM560-2 chromosome 5, M.esculenta_v8, whole genome shotgun sequence includes the following:
- the LOC110608178 gene encoding UDP-glucose 6-dehydrogenase 1, translated as MVKICCIGAGYVGGPTMAVIALKCPEIEVAVVDISEARINAWNSEQLPIYEPGLDGVVKQCRGKNLFFSTDVERHVSEADIVFVSVNTPTKTRGLGAGKAADLTYWESAARMIADVSKSDKIVVEKSTVPVKTAEAIEKILTHNSKGIDFQILSNPEFLAEGTAIQDLLHPDRVLIGGRETPKGQKAIQTLRDVYAHWVTVDQIICTNLWSAELSKLAANAFLAQRISSVNAMSALCEATGADVTQVSHAVGKDTRIGPKFLNASVGFGGSCFQKDILNLVYICECNGLPEVANYWKQVIKVNDYQKNRFVNRVVSSMFNTVSGKKIAILGFAFKKDTGDTRETPAIDVCKGLLGDNAHLSIYDPQVSEDQIQRDLSMKKFDWDHPIHLQPSSPSSLKQVMCVWDAYEATKDAHGICILTEWDEFKTLDYQKIYDNMKKPAFVFDGRNVVNADKLRNIGFIVYSIGKPLDPWLKDMPSIA; from the coding sequence ATGGTCAAGATTTGTTGTATTGGAGCTGGCTATGTTGGTGGCCCTACCATGGCTGTGATTGCACTGAAGTGCCCAGAAATTGAAGTTGCCGTGGTTGACATTTCTGAGGCACGAATCAATGCCTGGAACAGCGAACAACTCCCCATTTATGAACCAGGCCTTGATGGTGTGGTGAAGCAGTGTAGAGGAAAGAACCTTTTCTTTAGCACTGACGTGGAAAGACATGTTTCTGAGGCTGATATAGTCTTTGTATCTGTTAATACCCCAACCAAAACCCGAGGGCTTGGAGCTGGCAAAGCAGCTGACTTGACTTATTGGGAGAGTGCAGCTCGAATGATTGCAGATGTATCAAAATCTGATAAAATTGTTGTTGAGAAATCAACTGTCCCTGTGAAAACAGCTGAGGCAATTGAAAAGATTTTGACCCACAACAGCAAAGGCATCGACTTTCAGATTCTCTCTAACCCTGAGTTCCTTGCTGAAGGAACAGCAATTCAAGACCTTCTCCACCCAGACCGAGTGCTTATCGGTGGTAGGGAGACTCCAAAAGGACAAAAAGCAATCCAAACTTTGAGAGATGTTTATGCCCATTGGGTCACGGTGGATCAGATTATTTGCACTAATCTCTGGTCTGCTGAACTCTCAAAACTAGCTGCAAATGCCTTTTTGGCACAGAGGATTTCCTCTGTTAATGCCATGTCTGCTCTCTGTGAGGCCACTGGTGCAGACGTTACCCAAGTGTCGCACGCTGTTGGTAAGGACACCAGAATCGGACCTAAATTCTTGAATGCAAGTGTGGGTTTTGGTGGATCCTGTTTCCAGAAAGATATCCTGAACTTGGTCTATATTTGTGAGTGCAATGGTCTTCCTGAGGTAGCAAATTACTGGAAACAGGTTATTAAGGTCAATGACTACCAAAAGAACCGGTTTGTGAACCGGGTAGTTTCTTCTATGTTCAACACAGTTTCAGGAAAGAAGATTGCAATTTTGGGATTTGCTTTCAAGAAAGACACTGGTGATACTAGAGAGACTCCGGCTATTGATGTTTGCAAGGGCTTGTTGGGTGACAATGCTCATTTGAGCATATATGACCCACAGGTTTCAGAGGATCAAATTCAAAGGGATCTGTCTATGAAGAAATTTGATTGGGACCATCCCATCCATCTTCAGCCATCGAGTCCATCATCTCTCAAGCAAGTTATGTGTGTTTGGGATGCTTATGAGGCTACAAAGGATGCTCATGGTATCTGCATTCTTACCGAGTGGGATGAGTTCAAAACTCTTGATTATCAGAAGATTtatgataacatgaaaaagCCTGCATTTGTATTCGATGGGCGCAATGTCGTGAATGCTGATAAGCTGAGGAATATTGGGTTCATTGTCTACTCCATTGGTAAGCCGCTGGATCCATGGCTGAAGGACATGCCTTCTATTGCATAA